TGACATATGTCGGACCTGTTGTCCATACCATTGCCCGTATATGGTCAAATAGGTTTGAGCCTGAAACAGCCGGAGCAAGGTTCGTCGTATCCGACAGGGGAGACATTTTATCTCCAAAATATGCTCCCGAGATTATGATACCCGCTGTGAGAGGTGCCGGGATACCAAGCCCTGCCGCGATACCGATAAGCGCGACTCCGACTGTTCCGCCAACCCCCCAGGACGAACCTGTTGCAAGGGATACTACCGAACAGATCAGAAGGGTGGCAAGGAGGAATATTCCCGGAGAAAGCAGATCAAATCCGTAATAGATCATACCCGGAACTACCCCTGCCTGGACCCATGAGCCGACAAGCATACCAATGGCTATAAGGATAAGCAGTGCGTCTATTGCAGAGGTGATAGCATTGCTTATGGCTGTAGAAATTTCCGTCCATGAGACGCCTACTATAAATTTACCAATAAGTCCTGCGAAAATAGCAGCCAAAGCGATAGGTACATGTGCATCCAATCCAAGACCCAAAAGACCATAACTGATAATTCCCGCGATACCCACAAATGTTACAAAAGCCAGTCCGACACTGGGTTTTCTTACCGTACTACCTTCCATTTTTCTACCTCCCGTTCTTTTTTGAAGATCGTTTCTGTGAAAAATTTTTAAAAAACTTAATAATATCCAGTCTTATGATTGAAAAAGCTCTCTCCTGTTGCTGTATCAGTTGCAGAAATCAACTTCAGGAGAGAGTGAGGATCGACTTCAGCCCTTGAGCCTCTTGTCGATCTGTTTCATCAGATCGTCCGCGGTGGGGATTATGTTGTCGTAGACTACTTCATTGTTGATTAGCATTGTGGGTAGGGTAGATACTCCGAGTGCCTTCGTCCTTTTTATGCCAGCAGCACTCTTTATCAGGGATTCCCTCCACGTGAGCCTGTCTCCGTAATGCGGTGCCACGTTTTTGACTGCTTCACACATATACTGACATGGCGCGCAGCCTTCTGAGTCGAGCGTGACTATTTCGATGAATACCTTTCCGGGTCCTATTGTCACATCTTCAAGGACATCTCCCGATTCCTCGGCCTGAAGCAGTGCGTCTTCCAGCGAAAGGAAACCGGCTGTATCCGAAGGTTCTTCACCTGTGGCGGCATATTTGCCTACAGCTTCCAGGTTGTAGAAAGGGGTATCATAGGGAAGGTCGCATCCCGGTGAAAGTATGTATCCTCTTTTTCCGCCAACTTCCATCCTCATTTTGACATCTTCAACGCTCTCCTTGGGTGAGCCGAAGAGAAGGGTCGTTGTAAGAGGAATATTGCCCTCAAAACATACCTTGTACTTTTCTGCGAGCCCTTTCACAAAAGCCAGGTCGACCTGCTCATCAAAGGCTATCGCGTTAGGAGCTGACTGCATCATGAGTTCAATGTTTTTCGTGGCGTTGCCGCAGCAGAAGAGTGTAACGATGCCGTTTCTGCCCTGTACCTCATCGATGACGGGTTTGATGTAGGGGGTCACAAATGCTTCAAAATGCTTAGGTGCGATCTGGCTTGTCATAGGATCGACTACTGCGATCACATGAGCTCCCGTCTCCATGTACCACTCGCCCATCTTACGGGTGATCTCGGCGCAAAAGGCAAGGACCTTATGAGCCTCGTCGGGCTTCTTTATCATGTCCATGATAAAAGCTGATCCTCGCAGGTGAAGGGCAAGTGTGAAGGGTCCGCAGCAAAGGGCAAACACTGCTGTTTTGTCGCCTATCTTCTCAACAAGTTTGCGGGTAGCGTTGAAAAACACAGGAAGGCGCCCCTTGTCCTTTTCAAACTTTGGAAGGTCACCCAGTTCTTTACCCTGTGCCAGCACATGACCGGTAACTGCGGGAGGGTTGTTTTTCGACCAGTGGAGACCGCAGCCGAGGACCTCCGCCTCCGCCTGAAGATCAAAAGCCGAGCAGACTCCGTCGGCGTAGTAGCGCTCGCCTGCGGCGCAAACCGCTTCAACGAGGAGGTCCTCATCCTTAAGGAGTTTTTCGGCATCCGTTCCGATAAGCTTGGCAACATGCACGCCTGTGAAGGGGACCCATGGAACGCGGTCCACTTCCTGGAATTTCAAGGCTTTCAGAACTCTTTCTTTTCCTGTCACATTCCTCACCTCATTATTCGTAAACAGCGATATGTGCAGAGATGCAATAACATCCATGCACATACCGCAGCTTCGGGATCTGTAAATTAATAGGCGAACTCGACTCCCAATTTGCTAAGCTCATCTCTCATGCGTTTGTACTGATCGACGAACTGTTTGCGCGGGACAAGGTGTTCCATGTCGTAAACTTCCTGGATCTTTTTGCCGTAGTTGTCGATCGGGATCAGTTTTTCGTACTTCTCCATGATCTTCTGGCAGATCTCATCAGCCTGTGCGCGGGTCATACGCTTGTAGAACGAGGCTTCGGACACTTCGTGGTAGAAGCGTGACTCGAGCGGCGTTGCCATGTCAGTAAACTTATTGCGGCATGTCGCTGCTCCCCACGGGTTTCCGCCTGAAGATTCCGTTGCAAGAGCGTGGTTTGCGCATTCCCAGTAAAGCTGCTCAGTTGCGGGTCCTGCGTTGGCGAAAAGGTTGTTGAGGAATATAAGGTTTGAATTCCTTGACATTGCCTGGCTGAGTACGCTCTGGAGCCACAGTATCTCTCTTGTAGTCGTCGACTGCCATTTGAGATGGAAGGGGAAGTTGAGTGCCCAGCAGGATCCATAAAGGCATGCTCCCTCAATGTTATATGCTGTCTGGAGGACCAGTGTTCCTTCTGCTCCACCGGCATGCCCGCCATAGATGGCTCCGCAAAGGTTGCCGAATACATTCCCGTAGGCGCGATAATGCATCGACTTGTTGAGCATTGCATTGTTCGTTGTCATCTCTGTCAGTATGGATACCATACGGCCATCAAGGTGCGAGGGGCGGACTCCCCATTCTTTGTTTGCCGCGGCAATCTGTGCCTGATCAGTTTCAGCTGTTCCTACAGATACCGTCCAGACATCCGGCTTTCCGACAAGGCGCTGAGCATCACGCAGGTTCATTGCATGTTCCATCGCAGCCGCAACTTCGGTAGGCGTCTGTGATGTGGCTTTCCTTCCCATGAAGTCCTCTATGAGAGGTGCGCAGAGACCGTCAAGAAGGGGCTCTTTGAGGTATGCCATACAGGCCTTCTTATGAATATCAGAGCTGAAGTTGGCATCGGGACTGAAGAGGTGGAAGGGACGTTTTTCCTTGTCCTCTACGGAACGGACCCTGAGCCAGCGCTGGTCATGTCCTGCGCCTATCATGTAACACGGCCTCTTCGTGTAGAGCACTTCATTTACTTCTTCTTCTGTGAACTTGATGACCCTGTGACTTTCCTGGTGGTAGACACCGACAGAGACAAAGAAATCCTTAGCGGCTTTCCATACGCGGTCGGCCAGGTCGTCATCACAGTTTACGATGGTTTTCCCGTCATACTTGATGTTGTATTCTTTTACTACCCTTCTCATATTGGGAATGAAACTCTTGAGCATCCATTCTGACTGGTCTCTAAAGAAAGGACCGTTTTCAACTTTTTCAAATACTTCCCACATTCTGAATGTTGACATCTTTGTTTCCTCCTCTGTTAGTTTCTGCTAAGACCTAGCCAAGCATATCTTTAAGCTTGGCAGCGAATTCAAAGGCATCAAATGACCATAGGTCAGCTCCTATGCGTTCAGCCCATTCGACCGAGGTAGGTGCTCCTCCTACACAGACAACATACTTGCCTTTATCGCCGGTCTCTGCGACAAGCTTGATAAATTCTTCCTGTCCCGGCATTGTC
Above is a window of Synergistaceae bacterium DZ-S4 DNA encoding:
- a CDS encoding uroporphyrinogen decarboxylase family protein gives rise to the protein MTGKERVLKALKFQEVDRVPWVPFTGVHVAKLIGTDAEKLLKDEDLLVEAVCAAGERYYADGVCSAFDLQAEAEVLGCGLHWSKNNPPAVTGHVLAQGKELGDLPKFEKDKGRLPVFFNATRKLVEKIGDKTAVFALCCGPFTLALHLRGSAFIMDMIKKPDEAHKVLAFCAEITRKMGEWYMETGAHVIAVVDPMTSQIAPKHFEAFVTPYIKPVIDEVQGRNGIVTLFCCGNATKNIELMMQSAPNAIAFDEQVDLAFVKGLAEKYKVCFEGNIPLTTTLLFGSPKESVEDVKMRMEVGGKRGYILSPGCDLPYDTPFYNLEAVGKYAATGEEPSDTAGFLSLEDALLQAEESGDVLEDVTIGPGKVFIEIVTLDSEGCAPCQYMCEAVKNVAPHYGDRLTWRESLIKSAAGIKRTKALGVSTLPTMLINNEVVYDNIIPTADDLMKQIDKRLKG
- a CDS encoding monomethylamine:corrinoid methyltransferase, giving the protein MSTFRMWEVFEKVENGPFFRDQSEWMLKSFIPNMRRVVKEYNIKYDGKTIVNCDDDLADRVWKAAKDFFVSVGVYHQESHRVIKFTEEEVNEVLYTKRPCYMIGAGHDQRWLRVRSVEDKEKRPFHLFSPDANFSSDIHKKACMAYLKEPLLDGLCAPLIEDFMGRKATSQTPTEVAAAMEHAMNLRDAQRLVGKPDVWTVSVGTAETDQAQIAAANKEWGVRPSHLDGRMVSILTEMTTNNAMLNKSMHYRAYGNVFGNLCGAIYGGHAGGAEGTLVLQTAYNIEGACLYGSCWALNFPFHLKWQSTTTREILWLQSVLSQAMSRNSNLIFLNNLFANAGPATEQLYWECANHALATESSGGNPWGAATCRNKFTDMATPLESRFYHEVSEASFYKRMTRAQADEICQKIMEKYEKLIPIDNYGKKIQEVYDMEHLVPRKQFVDQYKRMRDELSKLGVEFAY